The window ACGAGGACACGGATGCGCGCTGATTCAGGAGCCCCGGCAGTCGACGTACGGCACAGCTCTCACGCCTTCGGCCGGAGGACGGGAGCGGGCGCGCCGATGCGCGACTCGCCCGCCCCACGCGACCCGCACGAGTGGCCTCGCGTGGCCGCTCCATGCCCGCTAGGGATGGCTTCCGTAGGCCTCGACGGAGACCAACGGAGACCACACGGGGGACGGAGTCGACCATGACGACGGAACGACCGCAGCCGAATCCGCAGCCGAATCCGCGGCGGAATGCGCAGCCACAGCCTGACGACATCGGTGGAATCCTCATCCACCGCGGGCTGCGCGAGGAACTGAGCCGGCTGGCGGACGCCGCCGAGTCCGGCCGACGGGCCGAACGGGTCCAGGAACAGATTGAGCTGGTGATCGCCGTTCTCCATCAGCACCACCATGGCGAGGACGAAAAGCTTCACCCCCTGGTACGTGACCGGGAGCCGAGCATCGGCACCATCCTCGACGAGCTGGAAAAGGAACACACCCTCATCCAGAAACTCGCCGACGACGCGGCCGACCGCACCCGCCCCCTTCCCGAACGCGCCCCGGTCATCCGCGAACTGCTGGACGTCCTGCGCCCTCACCTCGCCCTGGAGGAGGCCGAGGTCTTCCCGGCGATCACTCGCCAGATCAGCCAGGCCGAGTTCGAGGAGTTCGTCAAGGGCGAGCTCAAGGCAGCGGGCCCCCGACTGCCCGCCCTCTTCGGCATGCTCCTGCACTACGCCCTGCCCGGCGAACGCAAACGCTTCCTCGCGGATGTGCCCACGCTGATCGCGCTGCTGTGGAGGGCGTTCTGGAGGCGGGGATACGAGCGGAGGGTGGCGCGGGTTTATGGGTGAGCGCGTGCCATAAAGGGGCGCACCCCGGGGAGTCCTCGG is drawn from Streptomyces liliifuscus and contains these coding sequences:
- a CDS encoding hemerythrin domain-containing protein; translated protein: MTTERPQPNPQPNPRRNAQPQPDDIGGILIHRGLREELSRLADAAESGRRAERVQEQIELVIAVLHQHHHGEDEKLHPLVRDREPSIGTILDELEKEHTLIQKLADDAADRTRPLPERAPVIRELLDVLRPHLALEEAEVFPAITRQISQAEFEEFVKGELKAAGPRLPALFGMLLHYALPGERKRFLADVPTLIALLWRAFWRRGYERRVARVYG